One genomic window of Polyodon spathula isolate WHYD16114869_AA chromosome 8, ASM1765450v1, whole genome shotgun sequence includes the following:
- the LOC121319687 gene encoding synaptotagmin-10-like isoform X1 — MSIQTEDSISLCKKALQIVSDLCLGGQVESEKCLGIFPVERSKPGKGSADISVSLLAVVVSFCGLALLVVSLFVFWKLCWPCWKSKALTSHDNNVPQNTPSPPAEVVETDKKKEIKENGKSSVKLMEAAMKISQTSPDIPAEVQTALKQHLMRQTRIQRQITEPTSSSRHNSFRRHLPRQMHVSSVDFSMDSFQRRETTISIGRIKPELYKQKSVDSEDNPDENIETCGKLNFTLQYDYENEMLIVKIIKALELPAKDFTGTSDPYVKIYLLPDRKKKFQTRVHRKTLDPIFDETFQFPVVYDQLSNRKLHFSVYDFDRFSSHDMIGEVVVDNLFEVSDLSRETAVWKDIHCATAESVDLGEIMYSLCYLPTAGRMTLTVIKCRNLKAMDITGSSDPYVKVSLLCDGRRLKKRKTTTKKSTLNPVYNEAIIFDIPPENVEQVSIAIMVMDYDRVGHNEVIGVCRAGPEATGLGRDHWNEMLAYPRKPITHWHALVEWPRQATSFDSQGSCPSPKPLLTP; from the exons ATGAGTATCCAAACAGAGGACAGTATAAGCCTGTGTAAGAAGGCTCTGCAGATCGTTTCAGACCTTTGCCTAGGAGGGCAAGTAGAGTCGGAGAAATGTTTAGGCATCTTTCCAGTGGAGAGGAGCAAACCAGGTAAAGGTAGCGCAG ACATCTCAGTCAGTCTCCTTGCTGTAGTCGTCAGTTTCTGTGGGCTTGCCCTGTTGGTAGTCTCTCTCTTTGTCTTTTGGAAGCTTTGTTGGCCATGCTGGAAGAGCAAAGCTCTCACCTCTCATGACAATAACGTCCCCCAGAATACCCCCAGCCCGCCTGCAGAGGTGGtggaaactgataaaaaaaaggaGATAAAGGAAAATGGGAAGAGCTCTGTTAAGCTTATGGAGGCTGCCATGAAGATCAGCCAGACTTCCCCAGACATCCCAGCCGAGGTGCAGACAGCTCTGAAGCAGCACCTCATGAGGCAAACCAGAATACAGAGGCAGATCACAGAGCCCACCTCATCATCCAG GCATAATTCGTTTAGGAGGCATTTGCCACGACAAATGCATGTGTCGAGTGTGGATTTTAGCATGGACAGCTTTCAGAGGAGAGAGACAACCATCAGCATTGGGCGCATAAAGCCAGAACTTTATAAACAGAAGTCTGTCGATTCTGAGGACAACCCAGATGAGAACATTGAAACCTGTGGAAAACTGAACTTCACGCTTCAGTATGATTATGAGAACGAGATGCTTATAGTTAAAATTATCAAAGCTTTAGAGCTGCCTGCGAAGGACTTTACAGGGACCTCCGACCCCTATGTGAAGATCTATCTGCTTCCAGACAGAAAAAAGAAGTTTCAGACTCGAGTGCACAGGAAGACTCTTGATCCCATCTTTGATGAGACCTTTCAGTTTCCTGTGGTGTATGATCAGTTAAGCAACAGGAAGCTTCACTTCAGTGTGTATGACTTTGACAGGTTCTCCAGTCACGATATGATTGGAGAAGTTGTTGTGGACAATCTGTTTGAGGTGTCTGATCTCTCCAGGGAAACAGCTGTTTGGAAGGACATTCATTGTGCCACCGCA GAAAGTGTTGATTTGGGGGAAATCATGTATTCTTTGTGCTACCTGCCAACTGCTGGGAGAATGACACTGACTGTCATTAAATGCAGAAATCTCAAGGCAATGGACATTACAGGCTCCTCAG ATCCTTATGTTAAAGTGTCCCTTTTGTGTGATGGACGAAGGTTAAAAAAACGGAAAACCACCACCAAGAAGAGCACATTGAACCCAGTTTACAATGAGGCAATCATCTTCGACATCCCCCCGGAGAATGTGGAGCAGGTCAGCATAGCCATCATGGTGATGGACTATGATCG CGTTGGCCACAATGAGGTGATTGGAGTGTGCAGAGCTGGGCCTGAAGCCACAGGTCTTGGACGCGATCACTGGAATGAAATGCTGGCCTATCCTCGCAAGCCAATAACCCACTGGCATGCACTGGTAGAG TGGCCTAGACAAGCAACTAGTTTCGACAGTCAAGGGTCCTGTCCATCACCAAAACCACTCCTGACACCGTAG
- the LOC121319687 gene encoding synaptotagmin-10-like isoform X2, translated as MSIQTEDSISLCKKALQIVSDLCLGGQVESEKCLGIFPVERSKPDISVSLLAVVVSFCGLALLVVSLFVFWKLCWPCWKSKALTSHDNNVPQNTPSPPAEVVETDKKKEIKENGKSSVKLMEAAMKISQTSPDIPAEVQTALKQHLMRQTRIQRQITEPTSSSRHNSFRRHLPRQMHVSSVDFSMDSFQRRETTISIGRIKPELYKQKSVDSEDNPDENIETCGKLNFTLQYDYENEMLIVKIIKALELPAKDFTGTSDPYVKIYLLPDRKKKFQTRVHRKTLDPIFDETFQFPVVYDQLSNRKLHFSVYDFDRFSSHDMIGEVVVDNLFEVSDLSRETAVWKDIHCATAESVDLGEIMYSLCYLPTAGRMTLTVIKCRNLKAMDITGSSDPYVKVSLLCDGRRLKKRKTTTKKSTLNPVYNEAIIFDIPPENVEQVSIAIMVMDYDRVGHNEVIGVCRAGPEATGLGRDHWNEMLAYPRKPITHWHALVEWPRQATSFDSQGSCPSPKPLLTP; from the exons ATGAGTATCCAAACAGAGGACAGTATAAGCCTGTGTAAGAAGGCTCTGCAGATCGTTTCAGACCTTTGCCTAGGAGGGCAAGTAGAGTCGGAGAAATGTTTAGGCATCTTTCCAGTGGAGAGGAGCAAACCAG ACATCTCAGTCAGTCTCCTTGCTGTAGTCGTCAGTTTCTGTGGGCTTGCCCTGTTGGTAGTCTCTCTCTTTGTCTTTTGGAAGCTTTGTTGGCCATGCTGGAAGAGCAAAGCTCTCACCTCTCATGACAATAACGTCCCCCAGAATACCCCCAGCCCGCCTGCAGAGGTGGtggaaactgataaaaaaaaggaGATAAAGGAAAATGGGAAGAGCTCTGTTAAGCTTATGGAGGCTGCCATGAAGATCAGCCAGACTTCCCCAGACATCCCAGCCGAGGTGCAGACAGCTCTGAAGCAGCACCTCATGAGGCAAACCAGAATACAGAGGCAGATCACAGAGCCCACCTCATCATCCAG GCATAATTCGTTTAGGAGGCATTTGCCACGACAAATGCATGTGTCGAGTGTGGATTTTAGCATGGACAGCTTTCAGAGGAGAGAGACAACCATCAGCATTGGGCGCATAAAGCCAGAACTTTATAAACAGAAGTCTGTCGATTCTGAGGACAACCCAGATGAGAACATTGAAACCTGTGGAAAACTGAACTTCACGCTTCAGTATGATTATGAGAACGAGATGCTTATAGTTAAAATTATCAAAGCTTTAGAGCTGCCTGCGAAGGACTTTACAGGGACCTCCGACCCCTATGTGAAGATCTATCTGCTTCCAGACAGAAAAAAGAAGTTTCAGACTCGAGTGCACAGGAAGACTCTTGATCCCATCTTTGATGAGACCTTTCAGTTTCCTGTGGTGTATGATCAGTTAAGCAACAGGAAGCTTCACTTCAGTGTGTATGACTTTGACAGGTTCTCCAGTCACGATATGATTGGAGAAGTTGTTGTGGACAATCTGTTTGAGGTGTCTGATCTCTCCAGGGAAACAGCTGTTTGGAAGGACATTCATTGTGCCACCGCA GAAAGTGTTGATTTGGGGGAAATCATGTATTCTTTGTGCTACCTGCCAACTGCTGGGAGAATGACACTGACTGTCATTAAATGCAGAAATCTCAAGGCAATGGACATTACAGGCTCCTCAG ATCCTTATGTTAAAGTGTCCCTTTTGTGTGATGGACGAAGGTTAAAAAAACGGAAAACCACCACCAAGAAGAGCACATTGAACCCAGTTTACAATGAGGCAATCATCTTCGACATCCCCCCGGAGAATGTGGAGCAGGTCAGCATAGCCATCATGGTGATGGACTATGATCG CGTTGGCCACAATGAGGTGATTGGAGTGTGCAGAGCTGGGCCTGAAGCCACAGGTCTTGGACGCGATCACTGGAATGAAATGCTGGCCTATCCTCGCAAGCCAATAACCCACTGGCATGCACTGGTAGAG TGGCCTAGACAAGCAACTAGTTTCGACAGTCAAGGGTCCTGTCCATCACCAAAACCACTCCTGACACCGTAG